From the genome of Candidozyma auris chromosome 2, complete sequence, one region includes:
- the MDJ2 gene encoding Mdj2p, with protein sequence MVVPIVVGLGVTVAALTARAAIATAQRYQRLSPQMIATLNNIRLERTSNTSLKDSGAKAEHIRYLMGRFNNTGFRDPMTENEALQVLGIEASEISRLDKNLLRSRYRKLMVMNHPDKNGSQYLSQKINEAKDVLEKSYLLKK encoded by the coding sequence aTGGTAGTTCCTATTGTCGTGGGTTTGGGCGTTACGGTGGCTGCCCTCACAGCTAGAGCGGCCATAGCCACGGCCCAGCGGTACCAGCGTCTTTCGCCCCAGATGATTGCCACTTTAAACAACATAAGACTAGAGCGCACAAGCAATACATCCTTGAAGGATTCTGGCGCCAAGGCTGAACACATTCGATATCTCATGGGCCGCTTCAACAATACGGGTTTTAGGGATCCAATGACAGAGAATGAAGCACTTCAGGTATTGGGTATCGAGGCGAGCGAGATTTCGAGGCTAGACAAGAACCTACTTCGTCTGCGGTATAGAAagttgatggtgatgaaCCATCCTGACAAGAATGGGTCCCAGTATTTGTCACAGAAGATCAACGAGGCCAAAGATGTGCTTGAGAAAAGCTATCTATTAAAGAAGTGA
- the CDC19 gene encoding pyruvate kinase gives MSHASLHWLTQLNTAETPDKVLRRSSIVGTIGPKTNSAEVMVKLRKAGLNIVRMNFSHGSYEYHQSVIDNARKSEELYKGRPLAIALDTKGPEIRTGTTVDDKEFPIPPNHEMTFTTDEAYLKRCDDKVMYIDYKNITKVISKGKIIFVDDGVLSFEVLDVVDDKTLKVKSVNAGKICSHKGVNLPGTDVDLPALSEKDKADIQFGVKNGVHMIFASFIRSGDDIKEIRKVLGEEGKDIQIISKIENQQGVNNFDDILKETDGVMVARGDLGIEIPAPQVFVVQKQLIAKCNLAAKPVICATQMLESMTYNPRPTRAEVSDVGNAILDGADCVMLSGETAKGNYPFEAVSMMHNTAIIAEKAISYLPLFNDLRALAKKPTETTETCAIAAVSAAYEQDAKAIVVLSTSGTTCRLVSKYKPNVPIMMVTRNPRSARYSHLYRGVYPFVYEKPKVENWQEDVENRLRWAVAEAVDLGIIKKGDAIVTVQGWTRGSGHSNTVRIVQA, from the coding sequence ATGTCCCACGCCTCTTTGCATTGGTTGACTCAGTTGAACACAGCGGAAACGCCCGACAAGGTGTTGCGCCGTTCGTCCATCGTTGGTACCATTGGCCCCAAGACGAACAGCGCCGAAGtgatggtgaagttgagaaaAGCCGGCTTGAACATTGTGCGTATGAACTTCTCCCACGGCTCGTATGAGTACCACCAGAGCGTGATTGACAACGCCAGAAAGTCCGAGGAATTGTACAAGGGACGTCCTTTGGCCATTGCCTTGGACACCAAGGGCCCTGAGATCAGAACCGGTACCACTGTTGACGACAAGGAATTCCCAATTCCTCCAAACCACGAGATGACCTTCACCACTGACGAGGCTTACCTCAAGAGGTGTGACGACAAGGTCATGTACATTGATTACAagaacatcaccaaggTTATCTCCAAGGGTAAGATCATTTTCGTTGATGACGGTGTCTTGTCGTTTGAGGTGCTTGACGTTGTTGATGACAAGACCTTGAAAGTCAAGTCTGTCAACGCTGGTAAGATCTGCTCTCACAAGGGTGTCAACTTGCCCGGCACTGACGTCGACTTGCCTGCTTTGTCCGAGAAGGACAAGGCCGACATCCAATTCGGTGTCAAGAACGGTGTCCACATGatctttgcttccttcaTCAGATCCGGTGacgacatcaaggagatcagaAAGGTCTTGGGCGAGGAAGGCAAGGACATCCAGATCATTTCCAAAATTGAGAACCAGCAAGGTGTCAACAACTTCGAcgacatcttgaaggagaccGATGGTGTCATGGTCGCCAGAGGCGACTTGGGTATCGAGATCCCTGCTCCTCAGGTGTTTGTTGTGCAGAAGCAGTTGATTGCCAAGTGTAACTTGGCCGCCAAGCCTGTCATTTGTGCCACCCAGATGTTGGAGTCTATGACGTATAATCCTAGACCAACCAGAGCAGAGGTTTCCGATGTGGGTAACGCCATCTTAGATGGTGCCGACTGTGTCATGTTGTCCGGTGAAACCGCCAAGGGTAACTATCCATTCGAGGCCGTCTCAATGATGCACAATACTGCCATCATTGCTGAAAAGGCCATCTCGTATTTGCCTTTGTTCAACGATCTCAGggccttggccaagaagcCAACTGAGACCACCGAGACCTGTGCCATTGCCGCTGTCTCTGCCGCCTACGAGCAAGACGCCAAGGCCATTGTCGTCTTGTCTACCAGTGGTACCACCTGTAGATTGGTGTCTAAGTACAAGCCAAACGTGCCAATCATGATGGTCACCAGAAACCCAAGATCTGCTAGATACTCCCACTTGTATAGAGGTGTCTACCCCTTTGTTTACGAGAAGCCTAAGGTCGAGAACTGGCAAGAGGATGTCGAGAATAGATTGAGATGGGCCGTTGCCGAGGCTGTCGACTTGGGtatcatcaagaagggtGACGCCATTGTCACTGTCCAGGGTTGGACCAGAGGCTCTGGCCACTCCAATACCGTGAGAATTGTTCAGGCCTAA
- the MED1 gene encoding Med1p, producing the protein MASYLHESSKLLYEYSENFNISLDLIQRLAQFLKLDTFIDSEVQDPQTKQSVKRLSIAGSLLLVDIDFIDSHTVTKVALASGNHSTSAVSSAHSEENAVISTTKVDDTTVVRVNFLEANFVSFLNIRNDNDASVAENILKENLRGPKLGKFPSNLKYLANLDRLSPPEGDLVLYLDNIAKYLEVVHMQECKLRPEDEDIRSGQSSIIGKLMYNDTQSLELGVFLQFWKTKNRTKSSQYNEVIEHQTYVGRLSVIESEGPNRDYLKEATKSLWEPRDQENASLEYKITFDDEKHLPKGVSVCGPNNKQWELQFNLNHPVYLPREIIDYLGFDKYEVANDTDLKEVFDKIIEFGSVDLMSESKNLRVQLDLKGFSDYIPLTSVSLPSLNSIAKLLPSLRNHILLSTWITEIAELPDCCITDATETEAKKQKDVHPELAEEEVLRLNAMTESNAYVGVQVLDSNANTDVEDFFKQEDEDENMDKDNIESEAATPQPQAPFVKLQLNDIDFSSRLLDLQFSISGRMESGSPIEGSFKLQNGAFIKAEDDKMEVSKTKSFIDALELSEDLLQVLENAN; encoded by the coding sequence ATGGCTTCATATCTCCACGAATCCCTGAAACTTCTATATGAATACCTGGAGAATTTCAATATCTCACTTGATCTAATACAAAGGcttgctcaatttcttAAGTTAGACACGTTCATCGACTCGGAAGTGCAAGATCCCCAGACCAAACAGTCAGTCAAGAGACTATCGATTGCCGGGTCCTTGCTCTTGGTCGATATAGATTTCATTGACTCTCACACGGTGACGAAAGTGGCATTGGCTCTGGGGAACCATTCAACCAGTGCTGTGAGCTCTGCCCACTCAGAAGAAAATGCCGTAATCTCCACTACTAAGGTGGACGACACCACTGTTGTCAGAGTCAATTTTCTCGAGGCGAACttcgtttcttttttgaatatAAGAAACGACAATGATGCGTCTGTTGCTGAAAACATATTAAAAGAGAATCTTCGTGGTCCCAAGCTTGGGAAGTTTCCACTGAACCTCAAATACTTGGCGAATCTCGACCGATTGTCGCCTCCCGAAGGCGACTTAGTCTTATACTTAGACAATATTGCTAAGTACTTGGAAGTCGTTCACATGCAAGAATGTAAGTTGAGGCCAGAAGACGAAGATATTAGATCAGGCCAGTCTAGCATCATTGGCAAGTTGATGTATAACGACACCCAGTCCCTTGAGCTCGGGGTGTTCCTCCAGTTTTGGAAGACAAAAAATAGGACAAAAAGTTCTCAGTATAACGAAGTTATTGAACACCAGACCTACGTTGGCCGCCTTTCAGTTATCGAATCAGAGGGCCCTAATAGAGATTACCTCAAAGAGGCAACGAAATCTCTCTGGGAACCGCGGGATCAAGAAAACGCAAGTCTTGAGTACAAGATTAcatttgatgatgaaaagcaTTTGCCAAAGGGTGTGAGCGTTTGCGGCCCGAATAACAAACAGTGGGAACTACAATTCAATCTCAATCACCCGGTCTACCTACCGAGAGAAATCATCGATTATCTCGGATTCGACAAATAtgaggttgcaaatgacacTGATCTCAAAGAGGTGTTTGACAAAATTATTGAATTTGGGTCGGTAGATTTGATGTCAGAACTGAAAAATCTTAGAGTTCAGCTTGATCTTAAAGGGTTTTCAGACTATATTCCTCTTACATCAGTGTCATTACCCAGCTTGAACAGCATTGCAAAACTCTTGCCATCGTTAAGAAATCACATCCTACTCTCCACTTGGATCACAGAAATCGCAGAGCTACCAGACTGCTGTATAACTGATGCTACGGAGACAGAGGCGAAAAAGCAGAAAGATGTGCACCCGGAGCTAGCAGAGGAGGAGGTTCTCAGGCTCAATGCCATGACTGAGAGCAACGCATACGTTGGAGTCCAAGTCCTCGACTCTAATGCTAATACTGATGTAGaggacttcttcaagcaggaagacgaggacgagAACATGGATAAGGATAACATTGAAAGTGAGGCGGCGACACCACAACCACAAGCACCTTTCGTAAAACTCCAGCTCAACGATATTGACTTTTCCAGCAGGTTACTCGATTTACAGTTTTCCATCTCGGGTCGAATGGAATCGGGTTCACCGATAGAAGGCTCCTTCAAGTTACAGAATGGTGCATTTATCAAGGCAGAGGACGATAAGATGGAAGTgtcaaaaacaaagagcTTTATTGACGCTCTTGAACTAAGCGAAGATCTTTTGCAAGTCTTAGAGAATGCTAATTAG
- the COQ5 gene encoding 2-hexaprenyl-6-methoxy-1,4-benzoquinone methyltransferase — protein sequence MLSRSLLRPFESSFFKSSSTLPIRVLRNYTSSSKNEQDNTTHFGFKTVNKDEKESMVRNVFSSVASKYDVMNDAMSFGVHRLWKHHFINRLDAGMRPGATRPLDFLDVAGGTGDIAFGLLEHAEKNFNDVQSTMTVADINPEMLAEGERRFQKTKWNDGSGRVQFIEQNGEIMDAIPDNSKDVYTIAFGIRNFTDIQAGLNTAYRVLRPGGIFACLEFSHVENPIIDYAYQAYSFSMLPLMGQLIADDRDSYQYLVESIRRFPKQEEFSSMIEKAGFYVPDKGYENLTFGVASIHVGVKL from the coding sequence ATGCTTTCCCGCTCTCTCTTGAGGCCCTTTGAAAgcagctttttcaaatcttcctCGACACTCCCAATAAGAGTGCTCAGAAACTACACAAGCTCGCTGAAAAATGAGCAAGACAATACCACCCATTTTGGGTTCAAAACTGTGAACAAGGATGAGAAGGAACTGATGGTGAGAAACGTTTTTTCCTCTGTGGCGTCAAAGTACGATGTGATGAACGACGCCATGTCGTTTGGCGTTCACAGATTGTGGAAGCACCACTTCATTAACAGATTGGATGCTGGTATGAGACCAGGAGCTACTCGTCCATTAGATTTCTTGGACGTGGCTGGCGGCACTGGAGACATTGCATTTGGGTTATTGGAGCACGCTGAGAAGAATTTTAACGATGTTCAATCTACCATGACGGTGGCTGACATCAACCCAGAGATGTTGGCCGAAGGTGAGAGACGTTTCCAAAAAACCAAGTGGAACGATGGCAGCGGCAGAGTCCAGTTCATCGAGCAGAATGGTGAAATCATGGATGCCATCCCAGACAACTCTAAGGACGTGTATACTATTGCATTTGGTATCAGAAACTTCACCGATATCCAGGCTGGCTTGAACACTGCCTACCGTGTTTTGAGACCAGGTGGAATCTTCGCTTGTCTTGAATTCTCTCACGTTGAGAACCCTATCATTGACTATGCATACCAAGCCTACTCGTTCAGCATGTTGCCATTGATGGGCCAGTTGATTGCTGATGACAGGGACTCGTATCAGTACTTGGTTGAAAGTATACGCCGCTTTCCAAAACAGGAGGAGTTCAGCAGTATGATCGAGAAGGCTGGTTTCTACGTTCCAGACAAGGGTTATGAAAATTTGACGTTCGGCGTAGCTAGTATTCATGTTGGTGTCAAGCTTTAA